One window from the genome of Halostella litorea encodes:
- a CDS encoding MutS-related protein, translating to MRLEEYWGVGPKTRELLTEELGVEAAVEAIESADVRTLTTAGLSRGRATRILRRANGEAGMDVLATGDAREVYKELLDLAREHAVTRDAADRIQVLTPTASHETRVERLDAVLSAREAWTALDEGTRETVLDAFEAYDETGGGERPAVEAALTLREAGVTEGPFAPIADVDPEALADAADALAALDDGRVREGADEELDGLRASLAAAESLAADAVGVVEAVRDGDVRGTEAFRQSFLDHVAGEADVTVDRVRDAMPADAADATDFVARTLRELTDDLRTAVDERERAVARDLRGEVAAAREDVDVAVAAVDDIAFHLSLARFAAAHDLTRPTFVDDGVAVVGARNLTLSAGGESVQPVTYALGEHGVSAADVTPASRRTGAAAADVGVPGDERISVLTGANSGGKTTLLETVCQVVLLAAMGLPVPAERAEVATFDAVVFHRRHASFNAGVLESTLRSIVPPLTESDRTLTLVDEFEAITEPGSAADLLHGLVRLAVDEGALGTFVTHLADDLEPLPEAARTDGIFAEGLTPDLKLEVDYQPRFGTVGRSTPEFIVSRLVADAGDRAERAGFETLAEAVGHETVQRTLAEAWEERSASGE from the coding sequence ATGCGACTTGAGGAGTACTGGGGTGTCGGGCCGAAGACCCGGGAACTGCTGACCGAGGAACTCGGCGTCGAGGCGGCCGTCGAGGCGATCGAGTCGGCGGACGTCCGGACGCTCACGACGGCGGGGCTGAGCCGCGGCCGGGCGACGCGCATCCTGCGCCGGGCGAACGGCGAGGCGGGGATGGACGTCCTGGCGACGGGCGACGCCCGCGAGGTGTACAAGGAACTGCTCGACCTGGCTCGGGAGCACGCGGTCACCCGCGACGCGGCCGACCGGATCCAGGTGCTGACGCCGACCGCGTCCCACGAGACGCGGGTCGAGCGGCTGGACGCCGTGCTCTCGGCGCGCGAGGCGTGGACGGCGCTCGACGAGGGGACCCGCGAGACCGTCCTCGACGCGTTCGAGGCGTACGACGAGACGGGCGGCGGCGAGCGCCCCGCGGTCGAGGCGGCGCTGACGCTGCGCGAGGCGGGCGTCACCGAGGGGCCGTTCGCGCCGATCGCTGACGTGGACCCCGAGGCGCTGGCCGACGCCGCCGACGCGCTGGCCGCGCTGGACGACGGCCGGGTCCGGGAGGGGGCCGACGAGGAACTCGACGGCCTGCGGGCGTCGCTGGCGGCCGCCGAGTCGCTGGCGGCCGACGCCGTCGGCGTGGTGGAGGCCGTCAGGGACGGCGACGTGCGCGGCACCGAGGCGTTCCGCCAGTCGTTCCTCGACCACGTCGCCGGCGAGGCGGACGTCACCGTCGACCGCGTGCGGGACGCGATGCCGGCCGACGCGGCGGACGCGACGGACTTCGTCGCCCGCACGCTCCGGGAGCTAACCGACGACCTGCGGACCGCGGTCGACGAGCGCGAGCGCGCCGTGGCCCGCGACCTGCGCGGCGAGGTCGCCGCGGCCCGCGAGGACGTCGACGTGGCGGTCGCGGCGGTCGACGACATCGCCTTCCACCTCTCGCTGGCGCGGTTCGCGGCGGCCCACGACCTGACGCGGCCGACGTTCGTCGACGACGGCGTCGCGGTCGTCGGCGCGCGGAACCTGACGCTGTCGGCCGGCGGCGAGTCGGTCCAGCCGGTCACGTACGCGCTCGGCGAGCACGGCGTGTCCGCGGCCGACGTGACCCCCGCCTCGCGGAGGACGGGCGCGGCGGCCGCCGACGTGGGCGTCCCCGGCGACGAGCGCATTTCGGTGCTGACCGGCGCGAACAGCGGCGGGAAGACGACGCTTTTGGAGACGGTGTGTCAGGTCGTCCTGCTCGCGGCGATGGGGCTGCCCGTGCCGGCCGAGCGCGCCGAGGTGGCGACGTTCGACGCCGTCGTGTTCCACCGGCGGCACGCCAGCTTCAACGCCGGCGTGCTCGAATCGACGCTGCGCTCCATCGTCCCGCCGCTGACGGAGTCCGACCGGACGCTGACGCTGGTCGACGAGTTCGAGGCGATAACGGAGCCGGGCAGCGCCGCGGACCTCCTGCACGGGCTGGTCCGACTGGCGGTCGACGAGGGCGCGCTCGGCACGTTCGTCACCCACCTCGCGGACGACCTCGAACCGCTGCCCGAGGCGGCCCGCACAGACGGCATCTTCGCGGAGGGGCTGACGCCGGACCTGAAACTGGAGGTCGACTACCAGCCACGCTTCGGCACGGTCGGGCGCTCGACGCCGGAGTTCATCGTCTCGCGGCTCGTTGCCGACGCGGGCGACCGGGCCGAGCGGGCCGGCTT